The following coding sequences are from one Gossypium hirsutum isolate 1008001.06 chromosome A12, Gossypium_hirsutum_v2.1, whole genome shotgun sequence window:
- the LOC107946910 gene encoding metacaspase-1, which translates to MLMQVNCSNCHAPLQLPPAANSICCVLCQAITLIADPRSLPLPLPSSSHQQQPLPSPYNHAPPGPPPQAHGRKRAVICGLSYKNTQYELNGCINDAKCMKFLLVNRFMFPESSIIMLTEEETDPYKRPTKRNIRMALRWLVQGCQPGDSLVFHYSGHGSQQKDDNGDEVDGYDETLCPLDFESQGMIVDDEINATIVRPLPWGVKLHAIIDACHSGTVLDLPYLCKMDRKGRYVWEDHRPRTGMWKGTTGGEVISFSGCADDQTSADTSALSKITSTGAMTYSFIQAIEYGRATTYGNMLNAMRSNIRHVDEGGFVTSLLTMLLTGGSLGGRSRQEPQLTATEPFDVYNKPFSL; encoded by the exons ATGTTAATGCAGGTCAACTGTTCTAATTGCCACGCGCCGCTGCAGCTTCCGCCGGCCGCAAACTCCATATGCTGCGTCCTCTGCCAAGCTATCACCCTCATAGCTGACCCTCGCTCCCTACCCCTACCTCTTCCCTCTTCCTCCCACCAACAACAACCTCTTCCATCTCCTTACAACCACGCGCCGCCCGGTCCCCCACCGCAGGCTCATGGCCGCAAGCGCGCTGTTATTTGCGGCCTGTCTTACAAAAACACCCAGTATGAACTTAATGGTTGTATTAACGATGCCAAGTGCATGAAGTTCTTGTTGGTGAATCGCTTCATGTTTCCCGAGTCCTCCATTATTATGCTTACGG AAGAAGAAACTGATCCTTACAAGCGTCCAACGAAACGCAACATAAGAATGGCATTGCGTTGGCTTGTCCAAGGTTGTCAGCCTGGAGATTCCTTAGTGTTCCATTACTCTGGTCATGGCTCGCAGCAAAAGGACGACAATGGAGACGAGGTGGACGGATACGACGAGACCCTTTGTCCATTGGACTTCGAGTCTCAGGGAATGATCGTCGATGATGAAATCAATGCAACCATCGTCAGGCCTCTACCTTGGGGTGTTAAGCTTCACGCAATCATTGACGCTTGCCATAGTGGCACCGTATTAGATTTACCATACCTCTGTAAAATGGACAG GAAGGGGAGATACGTCTGGGAGGATCACCGTCCTCGGACTGGAATGTGGAAAGGAACAACTGGTGGGGAAGTCATTTCCTTCAGTGGCTGTGCCGATGATCAAACTTCCGCAGACACTTCG GCCTTATCTAAGATTACTTCCACCGGTGCAATGACTTACTCCTTCATCCAAGCTATTGAATATGGGCGTGCGACGACTTACGGCAACATGCTAAACGCAATGCGTTCCAACATTCGTCATGTGGATGAGGGCGGATTCGTTACCTCTCTTCTCACAATGCTCTTAACAGGCGGCAGCCTCGGTGGCAGATCAAGACAG GAGCCACAGTTAACAGCCACCGAGCCATTTGATGTGTATAATAAACCTTTTTCCTTGTAA
- the LOC107944439 gene encoding putative pectinesterase 63, with amino-acid sequence MPNLTFGDTAKEYGTINSATLIAESNYFVAANLNIVAELNALHRSPIYNYNIYGFQETSNDKGNHFFKDYYVSGTVDFIFGSGKSLYLREGRGFTVITTQARESSSEDMGHSFVHGSITGTANNSFLGAWRSNPRVVYAFTEMSNVVNTAGWSHNRFPKRAK; translated from the exons ATGCCCAATTTGACATTCGGCGACACCGCCAAGGAATATGGAACCATTAACAGTGCCACTCTGATTGCTGAGTCTAATTACTTTGTGGCAGCTAATCTCAATATAGTGGCTGAACTGAATGCATTGCATAG GTCGCCTATCTATAACTACAATATCTACGGTTTCCAGGAAACGAGCAATGACAAGGGTAACCATTTCTTCAAGGACTACTATGTTTCAGGCACAGTTGATTTTATTTTCGGAAGTGGGAAATCTTTGTATCTG CGAGAAGGTAGAGGATTTACAGTGATAACAACACAAGCAAGAGAAAGTTCATCGGAGGACATGGGTCATTCGTTCGTGCATGGTAGCATTACCGGAACAGCCAACAATTCATTTTTGGGGGCTTGGAGGAGCAATCCAAGAGTTGTTTATGCATTTACTGAAATGAGCAACGTCGTCAATACTGCTGGATGGTCTCATAATAGGTTTCCTAAACGAGCCAAGTAA